In Ailuropoda melanoleuca isolate Jingjing chromosome 7, ASM200744v2, whole genome shotgun sequence, one genomic interval encodes:
- the RUSC2 gene encoding iporin isoform X2, protein MPLFEISRMDSPPKLTGETLIVHHIPLVHCQVPDRQCCGGASGGSGSTRSNPFCPPDLGITHPDQDLGQADSLLYNSLHSAPGGSARSADSTKSRVRDGRGPGAPKRHNPFLLQEGVAEPGLGDLYDDSIGDSTQQSFHLHGAGQPTFHLSPFQLPPPGPRAGRPWGATRSRAGVVEGQEQEPVATLDTQHCSTSHCCRPDLDAETMELDECGGPGGSGSGGGASDISGFSFDHEWKLGSDESPRNPGCAGSGPQHCRCSSTSSQSEAADQSMGYVSDSSCNSSDGVLVTFSTLYNKMHGNSRANLNSAPQSCSNSSFCSHSDPGAFYLDLQPSPAESKMSCESHHPDSGGREGSYGCPHASSPELDANCNSYRPHCEPCPGVADLTACFQSQARLVVATQNYYKLVTCDLSSQSSPSPAGSSITSCSEEHTKISPAPGPGPDPGPSQPSEYYLFRRPEVQPEEQEAVGSSVEAAAPVGPAVIEGQVYTNTSPPNLSNGRQRSRSCDRSLARSPPVRLGSLERMLSCPVRLSEGPAALAGPGSPPRRVTSFAELAKGRKKAAGSGSPPLRLSIGDSSQEFSPIQEAQQDRVGPLDEGTRCSHSLPRMLSEPGMDLVGPEPWSTQVCQGLQSSEMPPASLRAAGQGPLAQLMDPGPALPGSPANSHTQKDARARADGGGAESRPVLRYSKEQRPTTLPIQPFVFQHHFPKQLAKARALHSLSQLYSLSGCSRAQQPAPLAAPTAQVPALAPSGESQAPTNRGARKSGPEPESSRPSPLGSYSPIRSAGPFGPSTDSSASTSCSPPPEQAAATENPPPWSHSCPPVARPATSQQPQKEDQRILTLAEYRLHGTGSLPPLGSWRSSLSRAESLARGGGEGSMASRPSNGQTVKPLPLTCPDFQDPFSLTEKPPAEFCLSPDGNSEAISIDLLQKKGLVKAVNTAVDLIVAHFGTSRDPGVKAKLGNSSVSPNVGHLVLKYLCPAVQAVLEDGLKAFVLDVIIGQRKNMPWSVVEASTQLGPSTKVLHGLYNKVSQFPELTSHTMRFNAFILGLLNIRSLEFWFNHLYNHEDIIQTHYQPWGFLSAAHTVCPGLFEELLLLLQPLALLPFSLDLLFQHRLLQSGQQQRQHKELLRVSQDLLLSAHSTLQLARARGQEGPGDMDKAVHGERVKGVGAPEGGEDEEEEETEEVAEAAGGSGRGRWARGGQAGWWYQLMQSSQVYIDGSTEGSRFPRGGNNSSSEKKKGAGGGGPPPREGVVEGAEACPAPEETLGRDRGWPFWMGSPPDSVLAELRRSREREGSTAPPAENEEGTSEPSPGGIKWGHLFGSRKAQRETRPTNRLPSDWLSLDKSMFQLVAQTVGARREPDPKESLQEPHSPVLPSKPPCEVKALCHHLATGPGQLSFHKGDILRVLGPAGGDWLRCSRGPDTGLVPLAYVTLTPTPSPTPGSSQN, encoded by the exons ATGCCCTTGTTCGAAATTTCCAGAATGGATAGTCCCCCAAAGCTGACTGGAGAGACCCTCATCGTCCACCACATCCCCCTGGTGCACTGTCAAGTCCCAGACAGGCAGTGCTGTGGAGGGGCAAGTGGAGGTAGTGGGAGCACAAGATCCAATCCTTTCTGCCCCCCTGACCTGGGCATCACCCACCCTGATCAAGACCTAGGACAAGCTGACTCGCTCCTGTACAACAGTCTGCACTCTGCCCCAGGGGGATCCGCACGGTCTGCAGACAGCACGAAGAGTAGGGTTCGGGATGGAAGAGGCCCCGGGGCCCCTAAACGACACAATCCATTCCTGCTGCAGGAGGGTGTGGCTGAGCCAGGACTTGGTGACCTGTATGATGACAGCATTGGTGATAGTACCCAGCAGTCCTTCCACCTGCATGGGGCTGGTCAGCCCACCTTCCATCTATCCCCTTTCCAGCTGCCACCACCTGGCCCTAGAGCGGGCAGGCCTTGGGGGGCAACACGCAGTCGGGCTGGAGTAGTAGAGGGGCAGGAACAGGAGCCAGTGGCCACCTTGGATACCCAGCACTGCAGCACTAGCCACTGCTGCCGGCCAGACCTGGATGCAGAGACCATGGAGCTGGACGAGTGTGGGGGACCTGGTGGGAGTGGCAGTGGGGGTGGAGCCAGCGATATCTCTGGCTTTTCCTTTGATCACGAATGGAAGCTTGGTTCAGATGAATCCCCGAGGAACCCAGGCTGCGCAGGCTCGGGACCTCAGCACTGCCGCTGCAGTAGCACATCCAGTCAGTCCGAGGCGGCCGACCAGTCCATGGGCTATGTGAGTGACTCCTCCTGCAACAGCTCGGATGGTGTGCTGGTCACCTTCAGCACCCTCTACAACAAGATGCATGGCAACTCCCGTGCCAATCTCAACTCTGCCCCACAGTCTTGCAGCAACTCTTCCTTCTGCAGCCACTCAGACCCTGGCGCCTTCTACCTGGACCTGCAGCCCTCCCCAGCCGAGTCTAAGATGTCTTGTGAGTCCCACCACCCTGAcagtggaggaagggaagggagctaTGGCTGTCCTCATGCCTCATCTCCTGAGCTCGATGCCAACTGCAACTCCTACCGCCCACACTGTGAGCCCTGCCCAGGTGTGGCTGACCTCACAGCCTGCTTCCAGAGCCAGGCCCGTCTTGTTGTGGCCACACAAAATTACTATAAACTTGTCACCTGTGACCTGTCCTCCCAGTCATCCCCAAGCCCAGCTGGCTCTTCCATCACCAGCTGCTCGGAGGAACACACCAAGATAAGCCCTGCGCCAGGCCCCGGCCCAGACCCTGGCCCCAGCCAGCCCTCTGAGTATTACCTATTCCGGAGGCCGGAAGTCCAGCCAGAGGAACAAGAAGCAGTGGGTTCCTCAGTGGAAGCAGCAGCTCCTGTGGGCCCCGCTGTGATCGAGGGGCAAGTGTACACTAACACTTCACCCCCCAACCTTAGCAATGGACGCCAGCGCTCTCGAAGCTGTGATCGCAGTCTCGCGCGCAGCCCTCCTGTCCGCCTGGGCTCGCTGGAACGCATGTTGAGTTGCCCAGTGCGCCTGAGTGAGGGTCCTGCAGCCCTCGCTGGGCCTGGCTCCCCACCTCGGCGGGTCACCTCCTTTGCTGAGCTCGCCAAGGGCCGGAAGAAAGCGGCAGGCTCTGGCTCCCCGCCACTTCGTCTGAGCATTGGGGACTCCTCCCAGGAGTTCTCACCCATCCAAGAAGCCCAACAAGATAGGGTGGGCCCACTGGACGAGGGCACTCGCTGTAGCCACAGCCTACCACGCATGCTCTCGGAACCAGGCATGGACCTAGTTGGCCCAGAGCCCTGGTCCACCCAGGTCTGTCAGGGTCTGCAGTCCAGTGAGATGCCACCTGCCAGCCTCAGAGCTGCTGGGCAAGGCCCCCTGGCCCAGCTGATGGATCCAGGGCCTGCTCTCCCAGGAAGCCCAGCCAACAGCCATACCCAGAAGGATGCAAGAGCTAGAGCTGACG GGGGTGGTGCGGAGAGCAGACCAGTCCTTCGCTACAGCAAGGAACAGAGGCCCACCACGCTGCCCATCCAGCCCTTCGTGTTCCAGCACCACTTCCCAAAGCAGTTGGCCAAGGCCCGGGCCCTCCACAGCCTTTCCCAGCTCTACAGCCTCTCTGGTTGTAGCCGAGCGCAGCAGCCTGCCCCGCTGGCCGCCCCTACTGCTCAAGTCCCAGCCTTAGCTCCCTCGGGGGAGTCACAGGCACCCACCAACAGAGGTGCCAGGAAATCTGGGCCTGAGCCAGAAAGCTCACGGCCGTCACCCCTGGGGAGCTACTCCCCCATCCGCAGTGCTGGCCCCTTTGGGCCCAGCACCGACTCTTCTGCTTCCACCTCGTGCTCCCCTCCTCCAGAGCAGGCCGCGGCCACAGAAAATCCACCCCCATGGAGTCACTCCTGTCCTCCTGTTGCCCGGCCTGCCACCTCCCAGCAGCCACAGAAGGAGGATCAGAGGATACTGACCTTGGCTGAGTACCGTCTCCATGGAACAGGAAGCTtgcctcctctgggctcctggaGATCTAGCCTCAGTCGAGCAGAAAGTCTAGCCCGGGGAGGTGGTGAAGGCAGCATGGCCTCCAGGCCCAGTAACG gtcAAACAGTGAAGCCATTACCACTGACCTGCCCTGACTTCCAAGACCCCTTTTCTTTGACTGAGAAGCCTCCAGCTGAGTTTTGTCTGTCCCCAGATGGCAACTCAGAGGCCATTTCCATTGACCTGCTTCAGAAAAAAG GGCTGGTGAAAGCAGTTAACACTGCTGTGGACCTCATTGTGGCCCATTTTGGCACAAGCCGGGATCCTGGGGTGAAG GCAAAGCTGGGGAATAGTTCTGTGAGCCCCAATGTGGGCCACCTGGTTCTGAAGTACTTGTGCCCTGCAGTCCAGGCTGTGCTGGAGGATGGGCTCAAGGCCTTTGTGCTAGATGTCATCATTGGACAACGTAAGAACATGCCATGGAGTGTGGTTGAGGCTTCCACACAGCTAG GCCCGTCCACCAAGGTCCTGCACGGCCTCTACAACAAGGTCAGCCAATTCCCGGAACTCACCAGTCACACCATGCGTTTCAACGCCTTCATTCTCGGCCTGCTCAA CATCCGGTCCCTGGAGTTCTGGTTTAATCACCTCTATAACCACGAAG ATATCATCCAGACCCACTACCAGCCATGGGGCTTCCTGAGTGCAGCGCATACCGTGTGCCCCGGCCTCTTcgaggagctgctgctgctgctgcagcccCTGGCCCTGCTGCCCTTCAGCCTCGACTTGCTGTTCCAGCACCGGCTCCTGCAAAGTgggcagcagcagcggcagcacaAGGAGCTGCTGCGGGTGTCCCAGGACCTGCTGCTGTCCGCCCATTCAACGCTGCAGCTGGCCCgggccaggggccaggagggGCCCGGAGACATGGACAAGGCGGTCCATGGGGAGCGGGTGAAGGGTGTGGGTGCCCCTGAAGGTggagaagatgaggaggaagaggagacagaagaggtGGCAGAGGCAGCTGGGGGCTCAGGGCGTGGCAGGTGGGCCCGAGGTGGACAGGCTGGCTGGTGGTACCAGCTCATGCAGAGCTCCCAGGTCTACATTGATGGCTCAACTGAAGGCTCTAGGTTCCCCCGTGGTGGCAACAATAGCagcagtgagaaaaagaaaggggcaggaggtgggggaccACCCCCCCGAGAGGGAGTAGTCGAGGGGGCAgaggcctgccctgcccctgAGGAGACCCTTGGCCGGGACAGGGGCTGGCCCTTCTGGATGGGGAGCCCCCCTGATTCTGTGCTGGCCGAGCTGAGGCGCAGCCGGGAGAGGGAGGGGTCCACTGCCCCCCCAgcagaaaatgaggaaggaaCCTCAGAGCCTTCACCCGGGGGCATCAAGTGGGGACACCTCTTTGGCTCCCGAAAGGCTCAGCGGGAGACCCGGCCCACAAACAG GCTACCCTCCGACTGGCTGAGCCTGGACAAGTCCATGTTCCAGCTAGTGGCACAGACAGTGGGTGCCCGCCGAGAGCCAGATCCCAAGGAGAGCCTGCAGGAGCCACACTCTCCAGTCTTGCCCTCCAAGCCTCCATG CGAGGTGAAGGCATTGTGCCATCATCTGGCCACAGGCCCTGGACAGCTGAGCTTCCACAAGGGAGATATCCTACGGGTGCTGGGGCCAGCCGGAGGAGACTGGTTGCGCTGCAGCCGTGGCCCGGACACCGGCCTGGTGCCTCTGGCCTATGTGACCTTGACCCCAACTCCAAGTCCAACCCCCGGAAGCAGCCAAAACTGA
- the RUSC2 gene encoding iporin isoform X1 produces MPLFEISRMDSPPKLTGETLIVHHIPLVHCQVPDRQCCGGASGGSGSTRSNPFCPPDLGITHPDQDLGQADSLLYNSLHSAPGGSARSADSTKSRVRDGRGPGAPKRHNPFLLQEGVAEPGLGDLYDDSIGDSTQQSFHLHGAGQPTFHLSPFQLPPPGPRAGRPWGATRSRAGVVEGQEQEPVATLDTQHCSTSHCCRPDLDAETMELDECGGPGGSGSGGGASDISGFSFDHEWKLGSDESPRNPGCAGSGPQHCRCSSTSSQSEAADQSMGYVSDSSCNSSDGVLVTFSTLYNKMHGNSRANLNSAPQSCSNSSFCSHSDPGAFYLDLQPSPAESKMSCESHHPDSGGREGSYGCPHASSPELDANCNSYRPHCEPCPGVADLTACFQSQARLVVATQNYYKLVTCDLSSQSSPSPAGSSITSCSEEHTKISPAPGPGPDPGPSQPSEYYLFRRPEVQPEEQEAVGSSVEAAAPVGPAVIEGQVYTNTSPPNLSNGRQRSRSCDRSLARSPPVRLGSLERMLSCPVRLSEGPAALAGPGSPPRRVTSFAELAKGRKKAAGSGSPPLRLSIGDSSQEFSPIQEAQQDRVGPLDEGTRCSHSLPRMLSEPGMDLVGPEPWSTQVCQGLQSSEMPPASLRAAGQGPLAQLMDPGPALPGSPANSHTQKDARARADGGGAESRPVLRYSKEQRPTTLPIQPFVFQHHFPKQLAKARALHSLSQLYSLSGCSRAQQPAPLAAPTAQVPALAPSGESQAPTNRGARKSGPEPESSRPSPLGSYSPIRSAGPFGPSTDSSASTSCSPPPEQAAATENPPPWSHSCPPVARPATSQQPQKEDQRILTLAEYRLHGTGSLPPLGSWRSSLSRAESLARGGGEGSMASRPSNANHLSPQALKWREYRRKNPLGPPGLSGSLDRRPQEARLARRNPIFEFPSSFSAAGHLSCRLNGQTVKPLPLTCPDFQDPFSLTEKPPAEFCLSPDGNSEAISIDLLQKKGLVKAVNTAVDLIVAHFGTSRDPGVKAKLGNSSVSPNVGHLVLKYLCPAVQAVLEDGLKAFVLDVIIGQRKNMPWSVVEASTQLGPSTKVLHGLYNKVSQFPELTSHTMRFNAFILGLLNIRSLEFWFNHLYNHEDIIQTHYQPWGFLSAAHTVCPGLFEELLLLLQPLALLPFSLDLLFQHRLLQSGQQQRQHKELLRVSQDLLLSAHSTLQLARARGQEGPGDMDKAVHGERVKGVGAPEGGEDEEEEETEEVAEAAGGSGRGRWARGGQAGWWYQLMQSSQVYIDGSTEGSRFPRGGNNSSSEKKKGAGGGGPPPREGVVEGAEACPAPEETLGRDRGWPFWMGSPPDSVLAELRRSREREGSTAPPAENEEGTSEPSPGGIKWGHLFGSRKAQRETRPTNRLPSDWLSLDKSMFQLVAQTVGARREPDPKESLQEPHSPVLPSKPPCEVKALCHHLATGPGQLSFHKGDILRVLGPAGGDWLRCSRGPDTGLVPLAYVTLTPTPSPTPGSSQN; encoded by the exons ATGCCCTTGTTCGAAATTTCCAGAATGGATAGTCCCCCAAAGCTGACTGGAGAGACCCTCATCGTCCACCACATCCCCCTGGTGCACTGTCAAGTCCCAGACAGGCAGTGCTGTGGAGGGGCAAGTGGAGGTAGTGGGAGCACAAGATCCAATCCTTTCTGCCCCCCTGACCTGGGCATCACCCACCCTGATCAAGACCTAGGACAAGCTGACTCGCTCCTGTACAACAGTCTGCACTCTGCCCCAGGGGGATCCGCACGGTCTGCAGACAGCACGAAGAGTAGGGTTCGGGATGGAAGAGGCCCCGGGGCCCCTAAACGACACAATCCATTCCTGCTGCAGGAGGGTGTGGCTGAGCCAGGACTTGGTGACCTGTATGATGACAGCATTGGTGATAGTACCCAGCAGTCCTTCCACCTGCATGGGGCTGGTCAGCCCACCTTCCATCTATCCCCTTTCCAGCTGCCACCACCTGGCCCTAGAGCGGGCAGGCCTTGGGGGGCAACACGCAGTCGGGCTGGAGTAGTAGAGGGGCAGGAACAGGAGCCAGTGGCCACCTTGGATACCCAGCACTGCAGCACTAGCCACTGCTGCCGGCCAGACCTGGATGCAGAGACCATGGAGCTGGACGAGTGTGGGGGACCTGGTGGGAGTGGCAGTGGGGGTGGAGCCAGCGATATCTCTGGCTTTTCCTTTGATCACGAATGGAAGCTTGGTTCAGATGAATCCCCGAGGAACCCAGGCTGCGCAGGCTCGGGACCTCAGCACTGCCGCTGCAGTAGCACATCCAGTCAGTCCGAGGCGGCCGACCAGTCCATGGGCTATGTGAGTGACTCCTCCTGCAACAGCTCGGATGGTGTGCTGGTCACCTTCAGCACCCTCTACAACAAGATGCATGGCAACTCCCGTGCCAATCTCAACTCTGCCCCACAGTCTTGCAGCAACTCTTCCTTCTGCAGCCACTCAGACCCTGGCGCCTTCTACCTGGACCTGCAGCCCTCCCCAGCCGAGTCTAAGATGTCTTGTGAGTCCCACCACCCTGAcagtggaggaagggaagggagctaTGGCTGTCCTCATGCCTCATCTCCTGAGCTCGATGCCAACTGCAACTCCTACCGCCCACACTGTGAGCCCTGCCCAGGTGTGGCTGACCTCACAGCCTGCTTCCAGAGCCAGGCCCGTCTTGTTGTGGCCACACAAAATTACTATAAACTTGTCACCTGTGACCTGTCCTCCCAGTCATCCCCAAGCCCAGCTGGCTCTTCCATCACCAGCTGCTCGGAGGAACACACCAAGATAAGCCCTGCGCCAGGCCCCGGCCCAGACCCTGGCCCCAGCCAGCCCTCTGAGTATTACCTATTCCGGAGGCCGGAAGTCCAGCCAGAGGAACAAGAAGCAGTGGGTTCCTCAGTGGAAGCAGCAGCTCCTGTGGGCCCCGCTGTGATCGAGGGGCAAGTGTACACTAACACTTCACCCCCCAACCTTAGCAATGGACGCCAGCGCTCTCGAAGCTGTGATCGCAGTCTCGCGCGCAGCCCTCCTGTCCGCCTGGGCTCGCTGGAACGCATGTTGAGTTGCCCAGTGCGCCTGAGTGAGGGTCCTGCAGCCCTCGCTGGGCCTGGCTCCCCACCTCGGCGGGTCACCTCCTTTGCTGAGCTCGCCAAGGGCCGGAAGAAAGCGGCAGGCTCTGGCTCCCCGCCACTTCGTCTGAGCATTGGGGACTCCTCCCAGGAGTTCTCACCCATCCAAGAAGCCCAACAAGATAGGGTGGGCCCACTGGACGAGGGCACTCGCTGTAGCCACAGCCTACCACGCATGCTCTCGGAACCAGGCATGGACCTAGTTGGCCCAGAGCCCTGGTCCACCCAGGTCTGTCAGGGTCTGCAGTCCAGTGAGATGCCACCTGCCAGCCTCAGAGCTGCTGGGCAAGGCCCCCTGGCCCAGCTGATGGATCCAGGGCCTGCTCTCCCAGGAAGCCCAGCCAACAGCCATACCCAGAAGGATGCAAGAGCTAGAGCTGACG GGGGTGGTGCGGAGAGCAGACCAGTCCTTCGCTACAGCAAGGAACAGAGGCCCACCACGCTGCCCATCCAGCCCTTCGTGTTCCAGCACCACTTCCCAAAGCAGTTGGCCAAGGCCCGGGCCCTCCACAGCCTTTCCCAGCTCTACAGCCTCTCTGGTTGTAGCCGAGCGCAGCAGCCTGCCCCGCTGGCCGCCCCTACTGCTCAAGTCCCAGCCTTAGCTCCCTCGGGGGAGTCACAGGCACCCACCAACAGAGGTGCCAGGAAATCTGGGCCTGAGCCAGAAAGCTCACGGCCGTCACCCCTGGGGAGCTACTCCCCCATCCGCAGTGCTGGCCCCTTTGGGCCCAGCACCGACTCTTCTGCTTCCACCTCGTGCTCCCCTCCTCCAGAGCAGGCCGCGGCCACAGAAAATCCACCCCCATGGAGTCACTCCTGTCCTCCTGTTGCCCGGCCTGCCACCTCCCAGCAGCCACAGAAGGAGGATCAGAGGATACTGACCTTGGCTGAGTACCGTCTCCATGGAACAGGAAGCTtgcctcctctgggctcctggaGATCTAGCCTCAGTCGAGCAGAAAGTCTAGCCCGGGGAGGTGGTGAAGGCAGCATGGCCTCCAGGCCCAGTAACG CCAACCACCTATCCCCTCAAGCACTCAAGTGGCGGGAATACAGGAGGAAGAACCCACTAGGGCCACCCGGATTGTCAGGGAGCCTAGACCGAAGGCCACAGGAAGCTCGGCTGGCCCGAAGGAACCCCATCTTTGAGTTCCCTAGCTCCTTCAGTGCTGCTGGCCATCTGAGCTGCCGGCTGAATG gtcAAACAGTGAAGCCATTACCACTGACCTGCCCTGACTTCCAAGACCCCTTTTCTTTGACTGAGAAGCCTCCAGCTGAGTTTTGTCTGTCCCCAGATGGCAACTCAGAGGCCATTTCCATTGACCTGCTTCAGAAAAAAG GGCTGGTGAAAGCAGTTAACACTGCTGTGGACCTCATTGTGGCCCATTTTGGCACAAGCCGGGATCCTGGGGTGAAG GCAAAGCTGGGGAATAGTTCTGTGAGCCCCAATGTGGGCCACCTGGTTCTGAAGTACTTGTGCCCTGCAGTCCAGGCTGTGCTGGAGGATGGGCTCAAGGCCTTTGTGCTAGATGTCATCATTGGACAACGTAAGAACATGCCATGGAGTGTGGTTGAGGCTTCCACACAGCTAG GCCCGTCCACCAAGGTCCTGCACGGCCTCTACAACAAGGTCAGCCAATTCCCGGAACTCACCAGTCACACCATGCGTTTCAACGCCTTCATTCTCGGCCTGCTCAA CATCCGGTCCCTGGAGTTCTGGTTTAATCACCTCTATAACCACGAAG ATATCATCCAGACCCACTACCAGCCATGGGGCTTCCTGAGTGCAGCGCATACCGTGTGCCCCGGCCTCTTcgaggagctgctgctgctgctgcagcccCTGGCCCTGCTGCCCTTCAGCCTCGACTTGCTGTTCCAGCACCGGCTCCTGCAAAGTgggcagcagcagcggcagcacaAGGAGCTGCTGCGGGTGTCCCAGGACCTGCTGCTGTCCGCCCATTCAACGCTGCAGCTGGCCCgggccaggggccaggagggGCCCGGAGACATGGACAAGGCGGTCCATGGGGAGCGGGTGAAGGGTGTGGGTGCCCCTGAAGGTggagaagatgaggaggaagaggagacagaagaggtGGCAGAGGCAGCTGGGGGCTCAGGGCGTGGCAGGTGGGCCCGAGGTGGACAGGCTGGCTGGTGGTACCAGCTCATGCAGAGCTCCCAGGTCTACATTGATGGCTCAACTGAAGGCTCTAGGTTCCCCCGTGGTGGCAACAATAGCagcagtgagaaaaagaaaggggcaggaggtgggggaccACCCCCCCGAGAGGGAGTAGTCGAGGGGGCAgaggcctgccctgcccctgAGGAGACCCTTGGCCGGGACAGGGGCTGGCCCTTCTGGATGGGGAGCCCCCCTGATTCTGTGCTGGCCGAGCTGAGGCGCAGCCGGGAGAGGGAGGGGTCCACTGCCCCCCCAgcagaaaatgaggaaggaaCCTCAGAGCCTTCACCCGGGGGCATCAAGTGGGGACACCTCTTTGGCTCCCGAAAGGCTCAGCGGGAGACCCGGCCCACAAACAG GCTACCCTCCGACTGGCTGAGCCTGGACAAGTCCATGTTCCAGCTAGTGGCACAGACAGTGGGTGCCCGCCGAGAGCCAGATCCCAAGGAGAGCCTGCAGGAGCCACACTCTCCAGTCTTGCCCTCCAAGCCTCCATG CGAGGTGAAGGCATTGTGCCATCATCTGGCCACAGGCCCTGGACAGCTGAGCTTCCACAAGGGAGATATCCTACGGGTGCTGGGGCCAGCCGGAGGAGACTGGTTGCGCTGCAGCCGTGGCCCGGACACCGGCCTGGTGCCTCTGGCCTATGTGACCTTGACCCCAACTCCAAGTCCAACCCCCGGAAGCAGCCAAAACTGA